The nucleotide window AAGAAAATCTTGATTTATTCTTTTATTGAAATAGATATGATTTTTATATCTTCAAAAGGTTTATCACCTTCATATTTATTTGTTGGTGTAGCTTCAATTTTTTGTATTACGTCAAAACCATTTTTTACATATCCAAAAATTGTATGTCTTCCATTCAACCAATAAGTTGGAACAGTTGTTATAAAAAATTGACTACCATTTGTATTTGGTCCTTTATTTGCCATAGCTAAAATGCCAGCTTTATCAAAAACTGCATTTGGTGCAAATTCATCTTCAAATGGCTTATCCCAAATTGACTCACCGCCCATTCCTGTTCCTGTTGGATCACCACCTTGAATCATAAAGTTTTTTATAATTCTGTGAAAAATTTGATTATTGTAATAACCATTTTTTGCATGAGTAACAAAATTCTCAACTGCTTTAGGAGCTAAATCAGGTCTTAACTCAATTTCTATGTTACCTTTTGATGTTTCAAAAATAGCCGTTGGATTTGCTGCCTCTAAAAGTAACACTAAAGAACATAGAATGAATAAAATTTTTTTCATATAAACCCTTTATTTATAGATTTTGGGAAATTAGTATATTATATTAGATTTAAAAAAAAATAAAAAAGCTGTTTTAGTAGAATTTAAAAAAAAAGTGTTAAAATTCTCGAAATTGTTATAATATGTTTTTAATTAAGAAAGGAAAAACTATGGAAATGCCATCTATCCCTCAACCAACATTTTATATATTTAAATGCGAGCAAAGTTCACCTCCTGGAATGCCAAAACCATCATGTGTTAATGAAAATACAAGAGATTTATTTAATCATGCTGCACAAAGTTTAATGAAAAGTGGTTTAATGGGACCTGTTCAAATAGTTAGAACTTCTTGCTTAGGAAGATGTCAGATGGGACCTTTGATGTTAGTTGAGCCAGGGCATTTTATGTACTCTTCCCTATCTAAGGAAAAAATAGATAAAATAATTGAAGAACATATATTAGGTGGTAAACCAGTAGAAGAGTATTTAATACCTTCTTCATTTTGGGGTGAACCAATTAATTTAGTAAAATAAAGAGGGATTGTTATATGACATTTGATATGCTATATAGTAAAATTCATAGAGCGACTGTAACAGATGCTAATTTGAATTATGTTGGATCAATTACAATTGATGAAGAATTAATGAATGCTTCAAATTTAAGAGTTGGTCAAAAAGTTGATATAGTAAATATTAATAATGGTGAAAGATTCCAAACATATGTAATAAAAGGAAAAGCTGGTTCTAAAGATATGTGTCTAAATGGAGCAGCAGCAAGAAAAGTAGAAATAGGTGATAAAATCATTGTTATCTCTTATGCTTCATATTCAGAATCTGAACTAAAAAATTATAAACCAACTGTAGTATTAGTTGATGAAAAAAATAATATTGAATTAATAACCAATGAATTAGTAGGAAGTGACCATGTTTGATGGGATTGATTTAAAAAATTTAAACTTAGGTGAAATGTTAAATCAATTTCAAGATATGGCAAAAAATGCAAAAGATGAAAATTCTTCAAAAATTTTTACATCAAAAGCTGGTGGAGGAATGGTAGAAATTTCTATTAATGGAAATTCAGAAGTTATTGATTTAAAAATAGATGATTCTCTACTTGAAGATAAAGATTCTTTACAAATTTTATTAATTTCATGTATGAATGATGTAATAAAACAAAGTGATGAAAATAAAAAAATGATGGCAATGAACCTAATGGGTGGTTTAGGTTCTTTTGGACAAAAATAATTATATGAAAAATTTATTAGACTCTTTTGAAGATTATTTATTAAATAATCTTCCTTCTTCAAAAACTTTTCATCCATATTTTGAAGATGCTTTATGTGATATGTTAAAAGCTGGTGGAAAAAGATTCCGTCCAATGCTTTTACTTTCAGTTGTAAAATCAAATAAATCTTTACTTCTTCCTAATGCAATGAGTGTTGCTCTTGGATTAGAATATTTACATACTTATTCTTTAATTCATGATGATTTACCAGCTATGGATAATGCAGATTTAAGAAGAGGTTTTCAAACTTTACATAAAAAATATGATGAAGTAACAGCTATTTTAGTTGGAGATGCATTAAATACTGAAGCTTTTGGTTTAATATCTAATGCTTCATTACACAATGATGTAAAAGTTGAGCTTATAAAATGTTTAGCTCAAAATGGTGGAATTAATGGAATGATAATTGGTCAAGCAATAGATTGTTTTTTTGAAAATCAAAAATTAGAACTTAGTCAATTAGAATATTTACATATTCATAAAACTGCAAAATTAATTGCTGCAAGTCTTAAGATGGGAGCAATTATAAGTGAATATAATTTTGAAATACAAGATAAACTTTATAATTTTGGAATTGATTTAGGACTGTTATTTCAAATCCAAGATGATATTATTGATGAAACTTGTAGTTCAGAAGATGCAGGAAAAACAACTCAAAATGATGGTGCTAAAAACTCTTTTGTAAATCTTTTAGGATTAGAAGGAGCTATAAAAAGTGCTGATGAATTAGCATTAAAATGTATTAATATACTTAATACTTTTGATTCAAATTTAAAAGATTCTTTAGAAGAGTTACTTTTAAAATTCATAAATAGACACAAGTAAATTTAAGACTCTTAGTCAATTTAACTCAAATATCTTGACAAATTATCTAAAATCTATTAAAATTTAGCACTTAGAAATTTAGAGTGCTAAATACTAAGTTTTAAAAGAAAATAAAAATATAATAAAAGGAAATAGTATGAATTTTAAACCACTAGGTGAAAGAGTTCTTGTTAAAAGAACAGAAGTTGAGAATAAAACTGCAAGTGGAATCTATATTCCAGATAATGCAAAAGAAAAACCACAAACAGCAGAAGTTGTTGCAGTTGGAAATAAAGTAGAAGATGTTAAAGTAGGTGATACAATTGTATTTGAACAATATAGAGGAACTGAATTCAAACTTGATGGTCAAGAATATCTAATTTTAAATATTGAAAATGTTATAGGAGTAATGTAATGGCAAAAGAAGTTTTATTTAGTGATAGTGCAAGAAATAGATTATATGCAGGTGTTGAAAAATTAGCTGATGCAGTTAAAGTAACAATGGGACCAAGAGGAAGAAATGTACTTTTACAAAAATCTTTTGGAGCACCAACAATTACAAAAGATGGTGTATCAGTTGCAAGAGAAATTGAATTAAAAGATACTTTAGAAAATATGGGAGCACAACTTGTAAAAGAAGTAGCTTCAAAAACTGCTGATGAAGCAGGAGATGGAACAACTACAGCTACAGTTTTAGCTCATTCAATCTTTAAAGAGGGATTAAGAAATGTAACAGCAGGAGCTAATCCAATCATTTTAAAAAGAGGTATGGATAAAGCTTGTGAAGCTATTTTAGCTGAATTAAAAAAAGCTTCTAGAGTTGTTGCAAATAAAACTGAAATAGAGCAAGTAGCAACAATTTCAGCAAATTCAGATCATGCAATTGGTTCAATGATTGCAGAAGCTATGGATAAAGTTGGAAAAGATGGTGTAATTACTGTTGAAGAAGCAAAAGGTATTTCTGATGAGTTAGAAGTAGTTGAGGGAATGCAATTTGATAGAGGTTATTTATCTCCATATTTTGTAACAAATGCTGAAAAAATGACAGTTGAGTTTAACAATCCATTTATTTTATTATATGAGAAAAAAATATCTTCTTTAAAAGAGATGTTACCAATTTTAGAAGCTGTTAATCAAGCTGGACGTCCTTTAGTAATTATTGCTGAAGATGTTGATGGAGAAGCATTAGCAACTCTAGTTGTAAATAGATTAAGAGGTTCTTTACATATTGCTGCTGTTAAAGCACCAGGATTTGGTGATAGAAGAAAAGCAATGTTACAAGATATTGCAGTTCTTACAAAAGGAACAGTAGTATCTGAAGAGATGGGAATGAAACTTGATACTTGTGGTATTGAAGTTTTAGGAACAGCTTCAAAAGTTGTAATAGATAAAGATAATACAACTATTGTTGATGGAAGTGGTGATGCTGAGTCTGTAAAAGCAAGAGTAAATCAAATCAAAGCAGAAATATCAAATACAACTTCTGAGTATGATAAAGAAAAATTACAAGAAAGACTTGCAAAACTTTCAGGTGGAGTTGCGGTTATTAAAGTTGGAGCAGCAACAGAGACTGAAATGAAAGAGAAAAAAGACAGAGTTGATGATGCTTTAAGCGCAACAAGAGCTGCTGTTGAAGAAGGAATTGTAATTGGTGGAGGTGCAGCCTTAATTAGAGCTGCTGCAAAAGTAAAATTACATGATTTAGAAGGTGATGAAGCAATTGGAGCTGCAATTGTTTTAAGAGCTATTAAAGCACCATTAAAACAAATTGCAATTAATGCTGGATTTGATGCTGGTGTTGTTGCAAATGAAGTTGAAAAATCTTCTAATGACAATTTAGGATTTAATGCTGCAACTGGTGAGTATGTAGATATGTTTGAAGCTGGAATTGTTGACCCAGCTAAAGTTGAAAGAGTTGCTATGCAAAATGCAGTTTCAGTTGCATCTTTACTTTTAACTACAGAAGCTACAGTAACTGATATTAAAGAAGATAAACCATCAATGCCTGCAATGCCAGATATGGGTGGAATGGGTGGAATGCCTGGAATGATGTAAAAAATCATTTAAAACTTTTTTAAAACCGTACTCTTATGAGTGCGGTTTTTTTTTACTTAAAATACAAAATAATAAATAAGATAAGATTAGTCTAAATATTATAAAATAATTTTCAAAAATTTCTTTTTTTTGTTATAATGAGAGCAATTTTCAAGAAGAGGGATTTCTTATGACTTTAAGCCTTAATAAATTTCTATTTTCCATATCCTTTGCTTTGGATTTGGCAGAAAGTGAAATAAAGTGTACTTCATTAAAACATAGTAAAAGAGTTGCTTATATTTGTTTACAAATGGCTGATATTATGGGTTTAAGTGATGAAGAAAAATTTGATTTATGTTCTTATTCATTATTACATGATAATGGTTTGATAGAGAGTTTTTGTAATTTTACAAGTGAATATAAACTAAATAATGTAGAAGAATATTTTGATATGGTTAATTTTGCAGAACATTGTACAATTGGAGAAAATAATATTAAAGATTTTCCTTTTTTGACATCTCAAAAAAATATTATTCTTTATCATCATGAAAATTTTGATGGTTCAGGATTATTTGGTAAGAAAGAAAGTGAAATACCTATTTTTGCCCAATTAATTTCATTTGCAGATACTTTAGATACAAATTTTGATCTATCAAATATTTGTTATGATAAAAAAGAGTTAATTTTAAACTTTGTAAAAGAAAATGAAAAAAAACTTTTTTCTAAAAAAATAGTTGATGCTTATACTATATTAAGTGAATCTTTTTTATTTTGGGGAGATTTAGAGTATTTTGATGAAGTAAATCCTTTAGAAAAAATTTTACCAAATTTTACTATTGAAGTGCCTCTTGAAAGTTTTTTATCTATTACAAAGATATTCTCAAAAATCATAGATGGTAAATCTAAATTTACAGCTAAACATTCAGTTGATTTAGAAGAAAAATCTTTAAAACTTGTAGAATATTTTAATCTAGATGATGAAACTAAATTAAAAATACAAATTGCTTCAAATCTTCATGATATTGGAAAACTTGGTACTCCAAATGCTATTTTAGATAAAGAAGGAAGTCTTACAAATCAAGAACTTTTTGAAATAAAAAAACATGCGTATTTAACCCATACAATTTTAAGTAAAATAGATAATTTTAGTGAAATTACAAAATGGGCATCAGCACATCATGAAAAACTTGATGGTTCAGGTTATCCTTTTGGTTTAACTTCAAATGAATTAGGACTAGAAGAGAGAATAGTTTCTTGTTTGGATTTTTATCAAGCATTAGTAGAAGATAGACCATATAGAAAATCTATGACTCATAAAGAGGCTGTTTTGATATTAAAAAAGAATCTAAGTGATTATGAAATAGATAAAAATATCGTAAATGCAATAGATATTGTTTTTGATGAAAAATAAAAAAAGGTTCTATTTTAATAGAACCTTTTAAAAAATTATTTATTAAGTAAATAAAACTTTTTATTTACCAAATTTACTCATAAGTAAATTTATTTTAATTTAAAGTTTAACAACCATAAAAAGTGAAATCCTCGACATTTAACCTCCTATATTGTTTGAGATAATGTAATTATAACATCTTTTTAAATTAAAATAAACTGAATCATGAAAAAATTATTTTAAATAAAAAGTAAAAGTTATAGTAGTCCCACTATTTTCGATACTTTTTATTGTAATATCACCTTTATGAATATCAACAATTTTCTTTAATATTGACATTCCAAGACCTGTTCCACCTGAGTTTTTATTTCTACTTTTATCAGTTCTATAAAATTTTTCAAATATTTTTGTTTGTTCATTTTTAGCAATTCCTATTCCAAAATCTTGAATAGAAATATTTAAAGAATCATCTTTTTTAAATATTTTTACAATAACTTTTGTATTTTCAAAACTAAATTGAATAGCATTTTTTATAGCATTTTTTATAGCAATTTTTAATAAGTTTGGAAAACCTTTCAATTCTAAGCTATCTTCAACTACAAAAGAAACCTCTATTTTATGAAGTTTGGCAAAATTCTTAAGTTCATTTATTGCTTCATCTGCTATTTCATCAAGATAAAAATTTTCTTGTTTATCTATAATTAAATCTTTTTCATTTTTTGCTAAGAAAAGTAGATCATTTATCGTTTGTTCAATTAGACAAATTTCATCTAAAGAGGTTTTTAATGCCTCTTTATATTCATCAATTGATCTATCTTTTCTTAATGTAACTTCCATTTCACCTTTTATTATTGTAAGAGGAGTTTTCAATTCATGAGAAGCATCAGAACTAAATTGTGAGATTCTTTCAAAAGAGTTTTCAAGACGAGACAAAAGATTATTAACTTCATTTATTAATTGGCATATTTCATCTTTTGTTTTTCTTGTTTTTAATCTTGCTGACAAATCATTTGCATTTATTTGTTTTAATTCATCTAAAATATTTTCGATTGGTAAAAATGATTTATAAATTACAAAATTACCACCAATTACAGCAAATATAAGAATTATAGGTAGAATAAAACCAAAAATATAAAGTAAATTTTCTAATGTTGATGTAATCATATCTTTGGTTGTAACTGCTTCTATAATTACGAGTTGTTCACCATGAAAGTCTATTTTTATTCTACTTACTAAATAACTATTTTGTTTTTCAAATGTAACAATATTTTCTTTTAAATTGTTTAAATAATCATCATTATGTTCGATATTACTTGGGAAATTTTCTGTTTGAATTATTTTTTGATGAGTTTTATTATCCAATATTCTAATATATAAAGGTTCGTATTTATACTCTTTTTCTTCATCAAGTAAAGTTTGAGTAATCTTTTCATTTTCTAATAAATCATCAGTTACATCAAGAATAATTACTTTTAAAGTTGCTTCAAGTTTATCTAAAGTTGAAATTTCTAATGCTTTATATAAAGAAAATGAAAAAATCACTAAAACAATTGTTTGTATAAAAAAATGGTAAATTAAAAGTTTTCTTTTGATTGATAAATTAATCTTCACTTATTTTAAATCCTATTCCTCTAACTGTTTTTATAAGTTTTTTTTCAAAATTTTTATCAATTTTATTTCTTAATCTATAAATATAAACATTTACAATATTACTAATATTAGAATCTTCAAAAGAAGAAAGTGCTTCATTGATTGTTGTTTCGCTTAAAACTCTATTTTTGTTTTTTATTAGATATTCAAGAAGTGTAAACTCTTTAGCTGTCAAATTTATATTTTCTTTTGCTCTTGTGGCTGTTTTGTTTAATAAATCAAGTTCTAAATCTGCAATTTGTAGTTTAGTTTGAGTAGTTGTTGTCATTCTTAATTGAACTCTAATTCGTGCAAGTAATTCGGCAAAGGAAAAAGGTTTTGCTAAATAATCATTTGCTCCAATATCTAATCCTTTGATTTTATCTTCAATAGAATCTTTTGCTGTAAGCATTATTATTGGGGTTTGAATATTTGAACTTCTTAAACTTTTGCATACTTCAATTCCATCTTTTATTGGAAGCATAATATCAAGTAAGATTAAGTCATAAGAGTTAACACTAGCTAAATATAATCCCTCATCACCATTTGTTGAGAAATCAACTATGTAACACTCTTCTTCTAAACCTTTTTTCAAAAAGTTTATGATTTTTATATCGTCTTCAATTATTAATATTTTCATAAAAATTATTTTACACTTTTTGTTATTAATTTCAATATAGTAATTTCTGCATCAGCTTTATACCTAAAATTTACACCCCAATATCCCAAACCTTTATTTACATAAATTGCAGTATTTTTTCTATAAAATAATCCAGCTAAAAAAGGTTGAACTAATCTTACTAAATAATGAAATGGGAAAATTTGACCACCGTGGGTATGTCCACATAAAAATAGATTTGAGTCAGAATTTGTAGCAATTTTGTAATCTTTTGGTTGGTGCGAAATAAAAATAGAAGGAGAATTTTTTAAATAACTTTCTATTTTTTTTTCATCTCTTTTTATTTTAAAGAATTTTGAAAATCTATCAGGTAATCCTGCTAAATGTATAATCTCATTTTTATAGTTAATTTTAAAAGTTTCATTATCCATAAAAATGAAATTAGTTAGCTCTTTTTTTAAATCTTCTAAACCATAAAATAAATCATGGTTTCCACTTATATAAAAAACTTCACTATTTAAAGTATTTAGAATCTTAAGTTGCTCAGTTATGAATTTAACTTTTGTATCAATTATATCTCCTGTAATCACACAAAAGTCAAATTCAAGATTATTGCAATGATTTACTAAATCTAAAATCTCTTTTTTAGAAGTTTTTTTATTTATGTGTAAATCACTTAAATGAAGAATTTTTAAATCATTTAATTTTTCATTTTCTACAATTATTTCTACAATTTTAGTATTTGGAATAGAATTCATTTTAAAACTCTGTCTAATTCATCTATTGAAGATATAAAATTTATATTTTTGATAAAGCCATTTTCTAAAGAATAAGTTGTAATTTTGTCACTTTGTTTTTCAAATTTTGTATTACTTTCATCATAAATAAGTAATATAGTATATTTATAATCTCTTAGTTTTGGTAATGTAAACATTTTTGTGATTATAGTTGGACTAGATGAAATATTATTTATGAAAATTGCATGATGATCTTCTAAAAAGTTTTCACTCTTTGATGATAAATAATCATTTACCATCATAAGAGTCTTTTTTTGAAAAGTTACAATTATAGTTGAAATGTCACATGTAATTGTATGAATTTTATCAAACTGATCAGTTAATGAAAAATTACTTATTTTATCGTCTATTTTTAGAGTTCCCGCGCTTAAACAATTTATAAATATTACTGATAATATAAGTTTTTTTAACATAATTTATCTTTTTAAATCAATTTTATAAGAGATATCTATTTGATTTCTTACTGTTAAAAAAAACATTGTTGGTGGTTCTAAATTAAAATCTGTTAGATTAAATGAAAATCCACCATCAAATAAAATTTGATTATTTTGTTCTGTGATATTACTTTTTACTGTAATATCTTTTGAAACACCATTTAATGTTACAACACCATTAATATCGTAATTTGTATCATTTTTTACAATATTTTTTATATCAAAAGATATAGTTTTAAATTTTGGCTCATTTAATAATTCATACATATGAGCATCTCTGTCTTTTTTCTGACTAACAAGACTTAATGTATCAAAATAGATTTTTCCTTTGATTGATTCAATTTTATCATCTATTGATAAATCTGCTTTTACATCTTTAGTTGCTGGATTGATTTCGCTATCTCCAAAAACTTCTGTATGTGCAGTTATTTCACCTTGAGTTATAGTTAAACTATTAGCAAAGGCACCTAAACTTAAAATTAGAATTAGAGCTAATTTATACATATTTTATTTCCTTACTATTTGGTAAATATTCTTTTGTCATTACTCTAAAAATCGCAAATAAAAGAGTAATTGGAACAAAAAGAATTAAATTTGCTAAGGCTATAAATAGCCCACCTCCTGAAGCCATCCATCCTATAAAAATCATATAAAATGAAATAGTTCTAAAATCTTTTTTTCTGATAGTTTGAAGAATTACTACATTGTAATATGATATTACGAATGGATAAATAATTGATAAAATAAATCCCTCCCTTAAAAAATAAAATAAATATGAAAGTGCAAATAATGTCAAAATCATAAGTTCTTTTTGATTTTTTTCAATTTTAAACGATAATGCACAAATAACTCCAATCACGTGAAATAGTGCAATTTCAAAACTAAATCCATCTCTCCAGATAGAAATAGTTAAATCTCTTGATAAAGATTCAAAAAGCGCAGAATCTAAAAATACCCATAAAATCATAATTAATAATGAATGATTTATTGTGTCAAATTCTTTTTCTTCATCTTTTGATGGTAAAAATCTTGAAGCTATAAGTGTAATAGTTGTTAAAATAATTGCAATAAATCCTCTTTGTGATACATCATAGTTAAAAAGCATAGTTCCTGTTACATATGATAAAGACAATGCCAATCCAAGTTCCAAAAATGTAGTTTTTTTCACTTCATTTATAATCAATGGAGCTAAACTTCCAACCGCAAATCCTAAAATAAATAGTGTTATAAAATTAAAATTTGGATATATAAAACTCATAATTAACTGAATAATTAAAAATAGAGATATTTTGTTTTTATTATCTATTTTTATATATGAAACTAATATTGAACCAATAATTCCTCCAATTGGAAGAGGAGCTATTAAAAATAAATTTGATGAAAAGTATTCAACAACACCCGTTTGTGCTATTAGTAAATAGTAACACAATTCACTTGCTATAAAAAATATTAAAATTAATCTTTGCATGTAGTCTCCTTTTCATAAAAAAAGATTAAATAAATGAAAACAAAAGTTAAATCAAAAAGGCAAATCATAAGTGCTTCCATCCCAAGTTTACCACTTGAATATAAGGCAAAAAACATTGAACTTGCAAATACTCTAATAATCACTGATAATTTAGTTAAAATCATTTGATAAGTTTCATTTTTTAAAGCTAAATAGTGAATAATTCCTGTCATACTAACAAACGTAAAAACAACATATTCATAAACTCCACTAAAACTAAATCCTAAAATAGGATATAAGAAACTTGCAAGTAAAATTAAAAAAACTCCACCTAATCCATCACTTAAAACTCCAATTAGATTATAAAATCCTAGTTTTGAGTATGAAGTTTGAAGTTTTATAAAAGCAAATATAAAACCAAATGCAACTAAACCAAACAGAGTTCTAAATATCCAAAGTGTATGAGTTGGAATTGAGTTAAATCCAGCTTGTGTAAATCCTGAGATACTTAAAGCTGTAAAAATTCCAATAATCCCAACTAAATAAATTTTTAAGAATATATCTTTATGAAGTTCTTTGATATGATTTATAAACATTGAAATAACCATAAAAAATACTCCAATTCCCATAGCAACATGAGCGTGAGCGATTATTAAATCATTTCTATGAAATACCCATCTAATTTGGGGAATAAAAATTATATTACCTTCAATATCAACAAACAAAAAAGCTAAAATAGAAACTAATAGAGCTTTTTTAGCAATATCACTTATATTGCTGTCTTTGTACCATCTATATAAAAGAGGAACATATAAAAGAGTTAAATATTGTAAAAACCACTCTTGGTTGTATGATAGATGACCAATAAAAATTCTATAAAGAACTGAACCAAAATAAAAAACTGTTGGAATAATCCATAAGATATTCCATCTAGCTTTAAATTCACCCTCATTTAATAGTTTGATTATTAAATAGTAGATTGGTATTAAAGCTAAACTCATTCCAAGTGTATTATCTCCATGTGGTCCAGATACTGTACTTTCAACTTGACCAATTGTTGGATTCATTAAAATCAATAGCGTAAATGGAGCAATTGTCACAACTCTTAAACATACTTTTATCCATAAAGGAAGAACAGTATAAAGTTTGATAAATTTGTATAAAGCTAAAATATAAAATAATCCAGCAAATGCTAATAAGAAATTTAATTCATAAGCAAAATCATAAAAAGCTAAACCTCTATTTTTCCCTAAAAGTAAAGATACAACCATAAATACTAAAAAGATATACCAAATAATAGTATAAAGATTTAAGTATCTAATCCCTTCACGTGAACTTCCAACTTCTTTATTTATTAGTAAAAAAGGAAGATATGAAAGCATTAAAGGAACAAAACCATAAAGCATAAGACTTATATGAATTGCTCTCATATTTACTGGATTTAATGTTTGTGAATCAATCACAAGTCCCAATAAATTTAATGAATAAATAATTCCAAAAAATAGCCCTAAAGCAAAAAAAGCAATAGAAATTTTAAAATGTTTATTTATAAAAAGTTCGAAATTAGTTGAGTTATTAATTGATTTTTCCATCTTTCACCTCATAAATTTTATTTGCAAATTTTGCTAGTTCTTTGTCGTGAGTTGCCACGATTATAGTTGTTCCATCAAGGCAAAGATTTTTAAATAGTTCAAAAACATTTAAAGAGTTTTTAGAATCTAAATTTCCTGTTGGTTCATCTGCAATAATTACTTTTGGTTTGTTTATCAAAGCCCTTGCAATTGCAACTCTTTGTTTTTGACCACCTGAAATTTCATTTGGATATTTATCTAATAAATTTTCAATTTTTAAAAGTTTTAATAGATTGTAAATCTCATCATTTGATACTTTTTCATTAGCAAGTTTTATATTTTCTTTAACAGTTAAATAGTTGATTAAATAATGAAACTGAAAAATAAAACCTATATTTGTTTTTCTAAAATTATCAATATCTTTTATATTTTTGTAATTTGTATTTTCAAAAAATATTTCACCACTTGTTGGTTTTAAAAGTGTTGATAAAAGTGATAAAAGTGTAGATTTTCCACTTCCACTTTCCCCGATAATTGAAACAAATTCACCTTTATTTATTTCTAAATTGATATTTTCTAAAGCTAAATCTTTGTTGTAATAATGTGTTAAATTTAAAGCTTTTATCATATTTTATTTCCTTGAATAAGCTCAACAGGGTCAGTTTTTGCAGCATTTAATGCAGGAATTATTGAGCCAATAATCGCCATTAAAATAGAAGTAACAAA belongs to Arcobacter defluvii and includes:
- a CDS encoding sensor histidine kinase, with the translated sequence MKINLSIKRKLLIYHFFIQTIVLVIFSFSLYKALEISTLDKLEATLKVIILDVTDDLLENEKITQTLLDEEKEYKYEPLYIRILDNKTHQKIIQTENFPSNIEHNDDYLNNLKENIVTFEKQNSYLVSRIKIDFHGEQLVIIEAVTTKDMITSTLENLLYIFGFILPIILIFAVIGGNFVIYKSFLPIENILDELKQINANDLSARLKTRKTKDEICQLINEVNNLLSRLENSFERISQFSSDASHELKTPLTIIKGEMEVTLRKDRSIDEYKEALKTSLDEICLIEQTINDLLFLAKNEKDLIIDKQENFYLDEIADEAINELKNFAKLHKIEVSFVVEDSLELKGFPNLLKIAIKNAIKNAIQFSFENTKVIVKIFKKDDSLNISIQDFGIGIAKNEQTKIFEKFYRTDKSRNKNSGGTGLGMSILKKIVDIHKGDITIKSIENSGTTITFTFYLK
- a CDS encoding metallophosphoesterase, with the protein product MNSIPNTKIVEIIVENEKLNDLKILHLSDLHINKKTSKKEILDLVNHCNNLEFDFCVITGDIIDTKVKFITEQLKILNTLNSEVFYISGNHDLFYGLEDLKKELTNFIFMDNETFKINYKNEIIHLAGLPDRFSKFFKIKRDEKKIESYLKNSPSIFISHQPKDYKIATNSDSNLFLCGHTHGGQIFPFHYLVRLVQPFLAGLFYRKNTAIYVNKGLGYWGVNFRYKADAEITILKLITKSVK
- a CDS encoding YceI family protein; translated protein: MYKLALILILSLGAFANSLTITQGEITAHTEVFGDSEINPATKDVKADLSIDDKIESIKGKIYFDTLSLVSQKKDRDAHMYELLNEPKFKTISFDIKNIVKNDTNYDINGVVTLNGVSKDITVKSNITEQNNQILFDGGFSFNLTDFNLEPPTMFFLTVRNQIDISYKIDLKR
- a CDS encoding response regulator transcription factor, with the translated sequence MKILIIEDDIKIINFLKKGLEEECYIVDFSTNGDEGLYLASVNSYDLILLDIMLPIKDGIEVCKSLRSSNIQTPIIMLTAKDSIEDKIKGLDIGANDYLAKPFSFAELLARIRVQLRMTTTTQTKLQIADLELDLLNKTATRAKENINLTAKEFTLLEYLIKNKNRVLSETTINEALSSFEDSNISNIVNVYIYRLRNKIDKNFEKKLIKTVRGIGFKISED
- a CDS encoding ABC transporter ATP-binding protein, whose translation is MIKALNLTHYYNKDLALENINLEINKGEFVSIIGESGSGKSTLLSLLSTLLKPTSGEIFFENTNYKNIKDIDNFRKTNIGFIFQFHYLINYLTVKENIKLANEKVSNDEIYNLLKLLKIENLLDKYPNEISGGQKQRVAIARALINKPKVIIADEPTGNLDSKNSLNVFELFKNLCLDGTTIIVATHDKELAKFANKIYEVKDGKIN